From a region of the Desulfatirhabdium butyrativorans DSM 18734 genome:
- a CDS encoding TRAP transporter small permease subunit: MRRFLGSPTIWSFEVLNQTYAIHFMIVAGFGLKYGSHVSVDLFTYKMAPKKRAYVEILGYLLFFFPFCIVCILQGYRFAATSWAMWEHSWSVFSPPLYPIKTVILITFLLILVQGIAEVIKKIFIIKGLSYD, encoded by the coding sequence GATTCCTCGGATCCCCTACCATCTGGAGCTTTGAGGTTCTCAACCAGACCTATGCAATCCATTTCATGATTGTCGCCGGTTTCGGCCTGAAATACGGATCGCATGTTTCTGTGGACCTCTTTACCTATAAAATGGCCCCCAAGAAACGGGCGTATGTGGAAATCCTCGGTTATCTCCTTTTTTTCTTTCCGTTTTGTATCGTCTGTATTCTTCAGGGATATCGTTTCGCCGCCACCTCATGGGCGATGTGGGAGCATTCGTGGAGCGTATTTTCGCCGCCGCTTTACCCGATCAAAACCGTCATACTGATTACGTTTTTGCTGATTTTGGTCCAGGGGATTGCGGAAGTTATCAAAAAGATATTCATCATCAAGGGGTTGAGCTATGATTGA
- a CDS encoding TRAP transporter large permease — MIDLSPEWITILMFGGLLIGLFMGHPLAFVLGGLAVIFGWIGWGPSIFYLFMNRIWGTMDNYVLLAIPLFIFMAQFLDTSGVAEDLFVALRYLLGPIRGGIGLTVVVVSTIFAACTGIIGASVVTMGLLGLPMMLRYGYQKELSCGAICAAGTLGILIPPSIMLVLMASEATLSVGKLFAGAVIPGLILASMYLGYIAIRCFINPTLGPPMSKAERGQVTNTQIFWMVMKSLVPPMILIFGVLGSLFTGIATPTEASGVGAFLAFLMVIAYRKFTWKGLREAVIKTAKTNTMVIFLLCGATCFTGVFLGIGGGDVVTDFVLGLGLGKWGTFWVMQGIVFVLGMFIDWIGIVLICFPLFLPISKELGFDPIWFVITMAVNLQASFLTPPFGYALFYLKGIAPQGVQLSHIYRGIVPFVTLMIIGLAICALFPQVVLWLPSVLVD; from the coding sequence ATGATTGACCTGAGTCCCGAGTGGATTACCATTCTGATGTTCGGTGGCCTGCTGATCGGTCTTTTCATGGGGCATCCCCTGGCATTCGTTCTTGGCGGGCTGGCGGTGATCTTTGGCTGGATCGGATGGGGTCCCTCGATCTTCTATCTGTTCATGAACCGTATCTGGGGAACGATGGACAATTATGTGCTGCTGGCCATTCCGTTGTTTATCTTCATGGCGCAGTTTCTGGATACATCCGGTGTAGCCGAGGACCTTTTTGTTGCGTTGCGCTATTTGCTGGGGCCCATTCGCGGCGGGATAGGGCTGACGGTGGTGGTGGTATCGACGATTTTTGCGGCATGTACCGGGATCATCGGTGCTTCGGTGGTTACCATGGGTCTGCTTGGCCTGCCGATGATGCTGCGTTACGGGTATCAAAAAGAGTTATCCTGCGGGGCAATCTGTGCGGCAGGCACTCTGGGCATTCTGATCCCGCCCAGTATCATGCTGGTGCTGATGGCCAGCGAGGCGACGCTTTCTGTCGGAAAACTCTTTGCCGGAGCCGTGATTCCGGGCCTGATTCTGGCATCGATGTATCTGGGATATATTGCCATTCGCTGTTTCATCAATCCAACCCTCGGTCCGCCCATGTCCAAGGCGGAAAGGGGGCAGGTCACCAACACACAGATTTTCTGGATGGTCATGAAATCGCTGGTTCCCCCGATGATCTTGATTTTCGGTGTGCTGGGCTCTTTGTTCACCGGTATTGCGACACCGACCGAAGCTTCTGGGGTTGGGGCATTTCTGGCCTTTTTGATGGTCATCGCCTACCGCAAATTCACCTGGAAGGGACTTCGAGAGGCTGTGATCAAGACCGCGAAGACCAACACGATGGTGATATTTCTGCTCTGCGGCGCCACCTGTTTTACAGGGGTGTTTCTGGGAATCGGAGGAGGGGATGTCGTCACCGACTTTGTCCTCGGATTGGGCCTGGGCAAATGGGGTACTTTCTGGGTGATGCAGGGTATCGTTTTTGTGCTGGGTATGTTTATCGACTGGATCGGCATTGTGCTGATCTGCTTTCCGCTGTTCCTCCCGATCTCTAAAGAATTGGGCTTCGATCCAATCTGGTTTGTAATCACGATGGCCGTTAACCTTCAGGCGTCATTCCTGACGCCGCCGTTTGGGTATGCGTTGTTTTACCTGAAAGGGATTGCACCCCAGGGGGTCCAACTCAGCCACATCTACAGAGGAATCGTGCCTTTTGTCACGTTGATGATTATCGGCCTGGCTATTTGCGCCCTGTTTCCCCAGGTAGTGTTGTGGCTTCCATCGGTATTGGTCGATTGA